In the genome of Drosophila subpulchrella strain 33 F10 #4 breed RU33 unplaced genomic scaffold, RU_Dsub_v1.1 Primary Assembly Seq25, whole genome shotgun sequence, the window tctatctttaatagtttctgagatattcacgttcatgtttacgattttttgaagtttgggggagGTTTTTgggctgaaacaaacttgcgctgcgtaagacgctcagaaatctgcacgccaaatctcaatagcctagcttatatagtttccgagatctcagcgttcatccgaacGGAGGTGATGGTGATGCAGGTGATGGCACAAAAGTTTGCATGAAACTTTTAGTCAGAAGGACGCAGTTATCATGGAAAAGTAAAAATGGTTTCTGGAAATTTTACGAAgtttaattatacccgttactcgtagagtaaaagggtatactagattcgtcgaaaagtatgtaacaggcagaaggaagcgtttccgaccccataaagtatatatattcttgatcaggatcactagccgagtcgatctagtcatgtccgtctgtccgtctgtccgtctgtccgtctgtccgtatgaacgctgagatctcggaaactataagagctacaatactggaattaggcatgcagattcctgagattcctgcgcagcgcaagtttgtttcagaagagtgccacgcccactctaacgcccacaaaccgcccaaaactgtggctcctacagttttgatgctagaacaaaaattttaactgaaatgtgttgttctcatcaatacctaccgattgacctaaaaaaagtttgccacgcccactctaacgcccactctaacgcccacaaaccgcccaaatctgtggcgcccacaattttcatgctagataaaaaattttaactgaagtgtattggtctcgtcaatacctatcgattgatttaaaaaaaactttgccacgcccactctaacgcccacaacgcttaaatctggctaccgctggtaggtggcgcatttgctgcttgcatatctccattggtccctttacctgagtaacgggtatctgatagtcgaggtactcgactatagcgttcttccttgttttgtattCCTGTGTAATAAACGGCCATTATTATCAGTGAAAAAAGTTTTGGGATAATCAAAACTTAATTCAAGAAAAGATCAAGAAATGTTTATCTCTCACAAAAAATGTACGGATAATTAACGGCAAATTATCAGTGAAAAAAGTTTTGGAACAATCAAAGATTAGAGGGGGTGCACTAAAAACCCGTTACTCTTAGagtaaaaaagtttgccacgccctctttaacgcccacaaaccgcccacaaacttcaaaaaatcgtaagtataaacgcggatatctcggaaactatcaaagatagagaattggaatttcagatttagattccgtagccttgtacgcagcgcaagtttgttatttaaatatgccacgcccactctaacgcccacaaaccgccaaaacctgtgaaatgtattggtctcgtcaatacctatcgatggatcacgcccactctaacgcccataacgcttaagtctgtctaccgccggtaggtggcgcatttcaatctcgctttgctgcttgcatatctccatttccctttggtccctttagctgagtaacgggtatctaatagtcgaggtactcgactatagcgttcttccttgttgtttATGAACAATTTGCGGAAAAtgataaatataatttttaaaaaatctaaattTGCATTGCTTTCTAATGGACATTTTGTTGTGTAAGCACCCATAACTTTCTCGCTTTTCTTAACAGCACATACACTGCCCTGCGCCCGATGTTTGCTGTCGCATGCCTTCAACAACGCTGACCGAAGATGGATATATCTTTAACCTGCCAAACAAAACCTTCCCGCTGCCGACGAATCCAACGATATCGGCCGTACGCACCACACCGCCGCCGTATCGTTCTCAGCTCACGATGGTGATACCAGCCCCCCGGCCTAATTATCTTCCACCTTCGACCACCCTGCGTCCTGTACAGACAACCCGACGACACGTCCACCAGTCGCCTCCCACTACACAAAGGCCGCCACTACGTCCAAAGCCGACTAGCAGGCCCACAAACGAGTACCTACCACCTATGTCCGCCAACGAGATCACGCCGTTTGAACCTGACCGCGTTCCGCAGCCCTCGAACGAGAAGCCGATCTACCGCGGCGAGGATCAACTGTCTCCCCAGATCTTTCCTATACCCCAGACAGCTGAGAGGCCGAAACACTTTTCCAAGTGCGCCTCCGCCCTCGTGTGCACCTCCGAGAATTTCTGCAACGCCATCGGAGTGGTCTCTGAGTCCGCCGTGGAGTTGACCCCTCTGGAAGCAGTGTTCCGAGTACCTCTCACCGACTGCCTGCAGGACGAAAATGGCGCACCCGGCAAGTGTTGCCGTGACCCGAACTATGTGGACCCCTGGCCTGTTAACTTGGCTGGAGTATGCGCGACAAGGAACATGCGGTAGGGAGGCACTTTCGATTTCTTGAGCAGCGAACAAAAATAGTACATTCTTTTCCAGGACGAAACCCACAGGAGTCAAGGATCTGGACGCGAGCTTTGCCGAGATCTCCTGGCAGGCCATGATCTTGCGCGAGTCGAGCAAGACACTTATCTGCGGCGGAGCTATTATCGGAGACGAGTTCGTTCTGACCTCCGCCAGTTGCGTAAATGGGTAAGTGACCACATTACTTATAAGGTAATATGGGCTTAAACAAATTATGAATCATTGCTTTTTTTGGCCCAAAAACCATATGTAATCCCTTAACTTAAACCCATAATAACACTGATACCCCTAGACTGCCGGTGACCGACATTCGCGTTAAGGCGGGAGAGTGGGAGCTGGGCAGCACAAACGAGCCACTTCCGTTCCAGCTGACTGGCGTCAAAACCATCGACGTGCACCCCGCATACGATCACTCGATCAACGCTCACGATATT includes:
- the LOC119559603 gene encoding inactive serine protease scarface, with product MTISRFRKQLVFCFTLIMLPLVSADYHGNMFLNGQYQNGVKVQKETQHSVNPSSNVFLNHAIISRQASPFQGPPYLPPKEYLKCDPGQQCVPYGQCLNGFFTQKFPRIQNCQPETNICCTYQAPQPITTINTPVPFASCPRDSDCVAPENCRNGEISAINYVKKQEHIHCPAPDVCCRMPSTTLTEDGYIFNLPNKTFPLPTNPTISAVRTTPPPYRSQLTMVIPAPRPNYLPPSTTLRPVQTTRRHVHQSPPTTQRPPLRPKPTSRPTNEYLPPMSANEITPFEPDRVPQPSNEKPIYRGEDQLSPQIFPIPQTAERPKHFSKCASALVCTSENFCNAIGVVSESAVELTPLEAVFRVPLTDCLQDENGAPGKCCRDPNYVDPWPVNLAGVCATRNMRTKPTGVKDLDASFAEISWQAMILRESSKTLICGGAIIGDEFVLTSASCVNGLPVTDIRVKAGEWELGSTNEPLPFQLTGVKTIDVHPAYDHSINAHDIAIIRLERRLEFASHIQPICISDEDPKATEQCITSGWGKQALLIHEEGALMHVTNTSVLGRSECGADSSSVCSATKFDACQFDVGSALACGSGSNIRLKGIFAGENSCGEGQTVRFAKPDIKWINKAFADKNKPLLLKRF